The following proteins come from a genomic window of Anopheles ziemanni chromosome 3, idAnoZiCoDA_A2_x.2, whole genome shotgun sequence:
- the LOC131284845 gene encoding uncharacterized protein LOC131284845, whose protein sequence is MIRQQRQHGLSDTPYLPVRVCNSAAKLDNLIVNRYLSVADEDFVYCVDLDIRRFIERANPKAVLIFPPFNNYRRFLIHKVCASKAFSQHDIVTFSIGVGNERRTVVCFRHQLLQDVKSATAGKSFEEPTSDSVAGHPIQYTSWRSSTAPAATTTNTATDSVCSNSSTTSTTNSSSSVGNNDGSTLATTTCSFARKRVEKRDLLNQDKMGTETIQQLAGAGGVGHQQQHLHQQRQHNQVNAQPQPFLADGGAAFAGDSVKVPGEAATHPHLNVFGLNHPHIHPPAGAGTKLPAVVGIYRPPAARRALKLAEKALHQLAPPAACENPSDYNHRDSLGSTEHVRRHTEVTTIDKASSTPDNTESGGLKTSPTSEDDGSKCPTQASSPVTDGALGSVSASVECSSVNSSVVSPTSARTNRPHRERRPDRAVYIPRARRSLTTPPVTTSSLLPATTTATTGPNETVSKAADGLTTISNSDTPLPKGTSRVVAANRTQQLTADAIGPSGVPSCSVVVPPEGTGRLKVKQKPHNSTAGPALENSLAKGQLHNNTPILLNCDIAAEESSKRRAAHLGDHRAPVEAFKKRSYSLEEHNSSVQTITASSLDERLQIVTEVSRGNELKTRQQQSPGEECTKAGSEIEQPEDPANVHSRSNETNNETTMHRNNNRNRNAKNVLNGAGMIINNRPTEGDKIDHDEKELRRASQEMNRSNRRIMKQTFNSDVLEIDEPSAPPPSAQVGNGSGGSPTGKASEGEEAGDDEDEEEEDWESMYDDNGDCLNPKMLEELTTAVGKVSIEVPQTDYKSYQTKQAVLNDEEFPHVLEVSNFPAEFKTQDLMMLFSQYKESGFDIKWVDDTHALAVFSSSKIAAEVLATGHSFARVKPLAEATSESRSKARKCASSLQPYRARPETCAALARRLVTTALGVRLKTAPEERENERRVLREAKERKLLAAKQRDEVWDS, encoded by the exons GATTTTCCCACCGTTCAACAACTATCGCCGGTTCTTGATCCACAAAGTGTGCGCAAGTAAAGCCTTCAGCCAGCATGACATCGTGACTTTTTCCATCGGCGTCGGTAACGAACGGCGCACGGTCGTTTGCTTCCGGCACCAGCTCCTGCAGGACGTTAAGTCGGCCACCGCCGGCAAGAG CTTTGAAGAACCGACCTCCGATTCCGTTGCCGGCCATCCTATCCAGTATACCAGCTGGCGTAGTTCAACGGCACCAGCAGCGACGACCACCAACACTGCTACCGATAGCGTTTGTAGCAACAGCAGTACCACCAGCACAactaacagcagcagcagtgtcGGCAACAACGACGGGTCAACGTTGGCCACAACCACCTGCAGCTTCGCGCGGAAGCGGGTCGAAAAACGTGATCTCCTGAACCAGGACAAAATGGGCACCGAAACAATCCAGCAGCTCGCCGGTGCCGGCGGTGTCggccatcagcagcaacatctGCATCAACAGCGACAGCACAATCAAGTTAACGCGCAGCCACAACCGTTCCTGGCCGATGGTGGGGCTGCATTTGCCGGGGATTCGGTGAAAG TCCCTGGTGAAGCCGCTACACATCCTCACCTGAACGTTTTCGGTCTCAATCATCCGCACATCCATCCGCCAGCGGGTGCCGGAACTAAGCTTCCAGCCGTCGTCGGCATCTATCGTCCACCGGCGGCCCGCCGTGCACTGAAGCTAGCGGAAAAGGCTCTTCATCAGCTCGCTCCACCGGCCGCTTGTGAAAATCCGAGCGATTATAACCATCGTGATTCGTTGGGGAGCACGGAACATGTGCGCCGCCACACCGAAGTGACCACTATCGATAAGGCTTCGAGTACGCCAGATAACACCGAAAGCGGCGGTCTAAAAACCAGTCCAACGTCGGAAGACGACGGCAGCAAGTGTCCAACGCAGGCATCGTCGCCCGTTACCGACGGTGCACTAGGAAGTGTCTCCGCAAGCGTTGAATGCAGCAGCGTCAACAGTTCCGTGGTATCTCCCACAAGCGCAAG gACCAATCGTCCCCACCGTGAGCGACGTCCCGATCGGGCTGTCTACATTCCGAGGGCTCGCCGCAGTCTAACGACACCCCCGGTAACAACATCATCACTGCTtccggcaacaacaacagcaacgacGGGCCCGAATGAAACTGTGAGCAAAGCTGCTGACGGACTCACTACCATCTCGAATTCGGATACACCGCTACCGAAAGGTACATCACGAGTAGTTGCCGCAAACCGGACGCAACAACTAACTGCGGATGCGATAGGCCCATCAGGAGTACCCTCTTGTTCAGTTGTGGTCCCTCCCGAAGGAACAGGAAGATTGAAAGTCAAGCAAAAGCCACACAATTCTACGGCAGGGCCAGCTTTAGAAAACTCGTTGGCCAAGGGGCAATTGCACAATAACACACCCATACTGCTAAACTGTGATATCGCGGCAGAAGAATCATCCAAGCGAAGGGCTGCCCATCTCGGGGATCATCGCGCACCGGTGGAAGCATTCAAGAAACGGAGTTATAGTCTGGAAGAACATAACTCATCGGTACAAACCATTACCGCGTCATCGCTGGACGAACGATTGCAAATCGTAACCGAAGTATCGCGCGGGAACGAACTGAAAACGCGTCAACAACAATCACCTGGTGAGGAGTGTACGAAAGCGGGCAGTGAAATTGAACAACCCGAAGATCCGGCAAACGTGCACTCGAgatcgaacgaaacaaacaacgaaaccACGATGCATCGTAACAACAATCGTAATCGTAACGCCAAAAACGTCCTGAACGGCGCCGGTATGATCATCAACAACCGCCCCACCGAAGGGGACAAGATCGATCATGATGAGAAGGAACTGCGGCGGGCCTCGCAGGAGATGAACCGCAGCAATCGGCGCATTATGAAGCAAACGTTCAACTCGGACGTGCTGGAAATTGACGAACCGTCGGCCCCGCCACCATCGGCCCAGGTAGG CAACGGTAGTGGCGGTTCGCCCACCGGGAAGGCTAGTGAAGGTGAAGAGGCGggtgatgatgaggatgaggaggaggaggactgGGAGTCGATGTACGACGACAACGGGGATTGCCTGAATCCGAAGATGCTTGAAGAACTGACCACGGCCGTCGGGAAGGTGTCGATCGAAGTTCCCCAAACGGATTATAAG TCGTACCAAACGAAGCAGGCTGTATTGAATGACGAAGAATTTCCCCACGTACTGGAGGTATCGAATTTTCCGGCCGAGTTCAAGACGCAGGATCTAATGATGCTGTTCTCGCAGTACAAGGAATCCGGATTCGATATCAAATGGGTCGACGATACCCATGCACTGGCTGTGTTTAGCAGCTCAAAAATAG CTGCTGAAGTTCTTGCAACGGGACACTCGTTCGCGCGGGTCAAACCGCTTGCCGAGGCAACTTCTGAATCGCGATCGAAGGCGCGCAAATGCGCCAGCTCTCTCCAGCCTTACCGCGCCCGACCGGAAACGTGTGCCGCCCTGGCCCGCCGGCTGGTCACCACGGCGCTCGGTGTTCGGCTGAAAACGGCACCagaggaaagggaaaatgaacGTCGTGTCTTACGTGAAGCCAAAG AACGGAAGCTCCTTGCGGCCAAACAACGTGATGAAGTGTGGGACAGTTAG
- the LOC131284846 gene encoding uncharacterized protein LOC131284846, whose product MSVSVTVHEIGPGPSPEVTTNPLSDFDAVRKDANEKLRIRRLVQVRQQSKELAAKVRQNYQQAKVTELAKIERTKREEVKAWKRKQVRQLQDEYARCIGEVGEAHKAAEAAEECAVWFEEKRATQQAVALQRGRKAEKTAARERERKEALKEAKAHKKPYVPAKSIAVQASIPEPKLEPVRDAIPVVRHEVSSTEPTMSPYEQFRSRREQSAGRCLPTVGIETKVSDSEDELYCPGMGNKENIPSTGQDYSASAFTSPSDIRPSERPPPRQRLQPFTQITELIQQRRQQQQQSREHHDESTVGHQKATHHRPTTAALYGANYGTQKAVQFDDTSENTLSFPTSTVLTRDDHRPLGGLAPPPLASDGSPRKVRPRKLVEQPKVSPVQQNQMDSKTTLKRGQAVLPTGVVPESSTSSASYGASTKVQYYDYNTRFTKEYDQPTAFVHREERRGNDPTAMEEANRYEKLQQELVAARRMTVDRTKPALEKQQTRKDYEKLSKELDNLTRSENKLKSLAVPTKTIPTEAVIKQKAEARQKKANEAIESLLQQRALVTCPVVHTEPSNDARKRARSGTRPPMVNVAEMRPDTFAPASTGGPAGQNVSSDSCASIVLGTFERPGIPLPTGDGRRGECEGTGDKIDRLKELLEQLDEQRRLLAEELAKERRPDPIDIVNVGGGVEELCASMQKNTEVEKLERMKRRQEELLEQQRLLQKREREVEELERQLRDKMAQLQKNKQKRDDESASKRDKKATAATVQAETRGQKKLVEVKEQPSATTSSCSMEGGEDKSERAGGDSVPVKIIITVNDKSTPSKKKHKKKLPSKKAPKVVVPVEPVKTMETPAREEKIVEKEQPMAITKEATARTKKGPIKRVVEMDFSPGSTSTTSTVYRELPPKIGGLKINTILAQGPAGVKDKEQPPVAPKHQLQRSPIPKTSAKPHPTENQQANLNPQLVKYIQRLLGMSRQSIDQLGVSSTTVSTPNASVVNVTSNVGNGVGRPVSDESDRMDRLRKFIDENYNFLQEIDETLKRSTDQSVGSSEDSRRMASIDGDPNDVSRVEDVWMRTLRKREKGMKAKQVNDQNVRPALVKVKTKKKRHERDVSEGVLPLAPPVAQPHPPVADPPVVAVLNSPADAGPSVSHGSNRIVTKEASLKSILKSPKRDASPKVAKIITPQGHVEIINLSDREEQEILDRYSQLTERCSQRITELSQMINQVREEKRRLIEDSLSSLDQQESTKYMDLPATITAAGVASRPTLMEQTSKEAQSIAVASPSPGPPVPALDDPVSEEIDNIFSSKQIGLSKDSGIAMSRPLTASDIRESPSEECSQAKEPPPFEPFLKDIHKPVPPLAGRLHLSAATPSSVPPVLVSRKPPPVAITRYSPQLDLEVPVHELSTILEVDTPAAVHVPSTSKVYDVSSLSVAGERSDTAKEQLLIEARNKLLLVEPSSPNIGYDRFPNYEEYVRAEQGTNTGSPGARMDLEQTEEPIVNETGLRLDLTEEREPERLEYRNFPGAAPSFDITEDSRVEKSQSNVSDGSLPDVVAELKKFNVIIKPFDQSLDDSNRSTPLSEVAVRGAEGDDSDKRNHPAGIQRSQPPLDLVALGHDLENVLKLSWASTMLKKNHEHKRLSQQQQQEDNSTSSSYSLTELKGHNNLNGTNNDDNDDSRNGDSGKPPNLAKFIARELMIRTQSDLQSLTSSSELSSSPGSHSALLRSLLSISNLEHTSSHDAGGSSAAERELLGTTSNNNVQRTSTPVASKSTTASSSSRLATGGGGGGPQDADSGVNNRTDVLGHLFSGESRISSVHLSSSSSGSLERHSHGLSAPDVRLARRSSSVANREEN is encoded by the exons ATGTCCGTTAGCGTTACCGTGCACGAGATCGGTCCAGGACCGTCGCCAGAAGTGACCACAAATCCTTTGTCGGACTTCGATGCCGTCCGAAAGGATGCCAACGAGAAGCTTCGCATCCGACGCCTTGTGCAG GTTCGTCAGCAATCGAAGGAGTTGGCCGCGAAGGTGCGCCAAAATTATCAGCAGGCAAAGGTAACGGAACTGGCCAAAATAGAGCGAACCAAGCGGGAAGAGGTGAAAGCGTGGAAGCGCAAACAAGTACGCCAGCTGCAGGATGAGTACGCGCGCTGCATTGGGGAGGTGGGCGAGGCGCACAAAGCGGCCGAAGCGGCTGAAGAGTGTGCCGTGTGGTTCGAGGAGAAACGTGCCACTCAACAGGCGGTTGCGCTGCAGCGAGGGagaaaagcggaaaaaacAGCGGCACGCGAACGGGAACGGAAGGAAGCGTTAAAGGAGGCCAAAGCGCACAAGAAACCGTACGTGCCGGCGAAATCGATCGCCGTTCAGGCTAGCATACCCGAGCCGAAACTGGAGCCAGTGCGTGACGCGATTCCGGTGGTGAGGCACGAAGTTTCCTCGACGGAACCAACGATGAGTCCTTACGAACAGTTCCGAAGTAGAAGAGAACAATCTGCTGGACGATGCTTACCGACGGTAGGAATCGAAACCAAGGTATCCGATTCGGAAGATGAGCTCTACTGTCCAGGTATGGGGAATAAGGAAAACATTCCTAGTACAGGACAGGACTACAGTGCGTCTGCATTTACCTCACCGAGCGACATTCGACCTTCGGAGAGACCGCCCCCAAGACAGCGACTGCAACCCTTCACGCAGATAACGGAACTGATACAACAGCGtcgccagcagcaacaacaatctCGTGAACACCACGATGAATCGACTGTCGGGCACCAAAAGGCGACACATCACAGACCCACCACTGCTGCACTCTACGGCGCAAACTATGGGACACAGAAAGCGGTACAGTTTGATGACACTAGTGAAAACACACTTTCTTTTCCCACAAGTACAGTTCTCACGAGGGACGATCATCGGCCACTTGGTGGGCTAGCTCCACCTCCGCTGGCTAGTGATGGGTCACCGCGAAAAGTTCGTCCTCGTAAGCTCGTGGAGCAACCGAAAGTATCGCCAGTACAGCAGAATCAGATGGACAGCAAAACAACACTGAAGCGCGGACAAGCCGTTCTACCAACCGGTGTCGTTCCCGAGTCGAGCACATCCTCTGCATCGTACGGTGCCAGTACGAAGGTGCAATACTATGATTACAACACTCGGTTCACCAAGGAGTACGATCAACCGACTGCGTTCGTGCACCGAGAAGAACGCAGGGGTAACGATCCGACGGCCATGGAGGAAGCGAATCGGTACGAGAAGCTGCAACAGGAGCTTGTCGCTGCCAGAAG AATGACTGTGGATCGCACTAAACCGGCgctggaaaaacaacaaacaagaaaagacTATGAAAAACTATCGAAAGAACTGGATAACCTAACCCGATCGgagaataaattgaaaagtttGGCTGTG ccaacaaaaaccatcccAACGGAGGCCGTTATCAAGCAAAAGGCCGAGGCACGCCAGAAGAAGGCCAACGAAGCGATCGAGAGCCTGCTGCAGCAGCGTGCCCTAGTAACATGCCCCGTAGTGCACACGGAACCATCCAACGACGCCCGAAAGCGCGCTCGATCTGGTACGCGCCCACCCATGGTAAATGTGGCCGAAATGCGGCCGGACACATTCGCGCCGGCGAGCACGGGTGGCCCTGCCGGTCAGAACGTTTCGTCCGACAGCTGCGCTTCGATCGTGCTGGGTACTTTCGAACGACCGGGAATCCCGTTACCGACAGGTGATGGTAGACGGGGGGAGTGTGAAGGAACGGGGGataaaatcgatcgattgaaGGAACTGTTGGAGCAACTGGACGAACAGCGCCGTTTGCTGGCGGAAGAGCTGGCAAAGGAACGGAGGCCGGACCCGATTGATATTGTgaatgttggtggtggtgtagaagaattatgtGCCTCGATGCAGAAAAACACCGAGGTCGAGAAGTTGGAGCGCATGAAACGGAGGCAGGAGGAATTGCTCGAGCAGCAGCGGTTGTTACAGAAGCGAGAGCGTGAGGTGGAAGAATTGGAGCGACAGTTGCGAGACAAAATGGCCCAGCTGCAGAAGAATAAACAGAAGCGGGATGATGAGAGTGCGTCGAAGCGGGATAAAAAGGCGACGGCAGCGACGGTACAAGCGGAAACGCGTGGACAGAAGAAGTTGGTCGAAGTGAAGGAGCAACCATCGGCAACAACGTCGAGCTGCAGCATGGAAGGTGGAGAGGACAAGTCAGAGCGGGCCGGGGGTGATTCGGTGCCGGTCAAAATCATCATCACGGTTAACGATAAATCAACGCcatcgaaaaagaaacacaagaaAAAGTTGCCTAGCAAGAAAGCACCTAAGGTGGTGGTTCCCGTCGAACCGGTGAAGACAATGGAAACCCCggcaagggaagaaaaaatagtagaaaaagagCAACCTATGGCGATAACCAAGGAAGCTACGGCACGTACGAAAAAAGGTCCTATCAAACGCGTGGTGGAGATGGATTTCTCCCCTGGCAGTACATCCACAACGTCCACCGTCTATCGGGAGCTTCCGCCGAAGATTGGTGGTTTAAAAATCAACACTATCTTGGCGCAAGGGCCAGCGGGAGTCAAGGACAAGGAGCAACCACCCGTTGCTCCAAAGCATCAATTGCAAAGAAGCCCGATACCGAAGACCTCCGCGAAACCACAtccaacagaaaatcagcaggCTAACTTAAACCCACAGCTTGTGAAGTACATACAACGCCTACTTGGAATGTCCCGGCAGTCGATCGATCAGCTAGGGGTAAGTTCGACCACCGTATCGACCCCGAACGCGTCGGTGGTAAATGTAACCAGTAATGTCGGTAACGGCGTTGGTCGCCCGGTGAGTGACGAGTCTGATCGAATGGATCGGTTGCGGAAGTTCATCGACGAGAACTACAACTTCCTGCAGGAGATCGACGAAACACTTAAGCGTTCAACAGATCAGTCCGTCGGTTCGAGTGAAGACAGTCGTCGGATGGCTTCAATAGACGGTGATCCAAACGACGTGAGCCGCGTAGAGGATGTGTGGATGCGAACGCTTCGCAAAAGGGAGAAGGGGATGAAAGCAAAACAGGTGAACGATCAAAACGTGCGTCCAGCGTTGGTGAAAgtgaagacgaaaaagaaacgtcACGAAAGAGATGTGTCGGAAGGTGTTCTCCCATTGGCACCACCAGTTGCACAACCCCACCCTCCGGTTGCAGATCCACCCGTGGTTGCGGTATTGAATTCTCCCGCGGATGCCGGACCATCCGTTAGCCATGGTAGTAACCGAATCGTGACCAAGGAAGCATCCCTGAAATCGATTTTGAAATCTCCCAAACGCGACGCTTCACCGAAGGTGGCCAAAATAATCACACCTCAGGGCCACGTGGAGATTATCAACCTAAGCGATCGAGAGGAGCAGGAAATCCTAGACCGCTACTCACAGCTTACCGAGCGCTGCAGCCAGCGCATCACGGAACTCTCGCAGATGATCAACCAGGTGAGGGAGGAAAAGCGCCGCCTGATCGAGGACAGTCTTTCGTCGCTCGATCAGCAAGAATCGACGAAATACATGGACCTCCCGGCGACGATAACAGCAGCAGGAGTTGCAAGCAGGCCGACACTGATGGAGCAGACCTCGAAAGAGGCTCAGAGTATAGCTGTTGCGTCACCATCGCCCGGTCCACCGGTTCCCGCGCTCGATGATCCGGTGAGTGAGGAGATCGATAATATTTTCTCCTCGAAACAGATCGGGCTCAGCAAGGACAGCGGTATTGCTATGTCTCGTCCCCTAACTGCGTCGGATATAAGGGAAAGCCCCTCGGAAGAGTGTAGCCAGGCGAAGGAACCGCCTCCCTTCGAACCGTTCCTGAAGGATATTCACAAACCGGTCCCACCCTTGGCAGGAAGATTGCATCTGTCAGCAGCAACTCCCTCTAGCGTACCGCCGGTGTTGGTCTCCCGAAAGCCACCACCCGTGGCCATCACTCGCTACAGTCCGCAGCTAGACCTGGAGGTACCGGTGCACGAGCTGTCAACCATTCTTGAAGTCGATACCCCGGCTGCTGTTCACGTGCCCTCCACCTCCAAGGTGTACGATGTGTCATCATTGTCCGTGGCCGGTGAACGATCGGACACGGCAAAGGAGCAGCTTTTGATTGAGGCGCGCAATAAACTGCTCCTTGTTGAACCGTCCTCTCCTAACATCGGATACGATCGGTTTCCTAACTACGAGGAGTACGTGCGAGCAGAGCAAGGGACCAACACCGGTTCACCGGGAGCCCGGATGGACCTGGAGCAAACCGAAGAACCGATCGTCAATGAAACGGGACTTCGCTTGGATTTGACGGAGGAGCGTGAACCGGAGAGGTTGGAGTATCGAAACTTTCCCGGTGCCGCCCCATCGTTCGACATAACGGAGGATTCGCGGGTGGAGAAGAGTCAGTCGAACGTTTCCGATGGTTCCCTGCCGGATGTGGTGGCGGAGTTGAAAAAGTTCAATGTTATAATAAAACCGTTCGATCAGTCACTGGACGACTCGAACCGATCGACACCGCTGTCCGAGGTTGCAGTAAGGGGGGCCGAAGGAGACGATAGTGATAAGCGAAACCATCCAGCCGGCATCCAACGAAGCCAACCGCCACTCGATCTCGTTGCGCTTGGGCACGATCTTGAAAATGTTCTCAAACTTTCGTGGGCTTCGACCATGTTGAAAAAGAATCACGAACATAAAAGGCTGtcccagcaacagcaacaagagGACAATTCAACCAGTTCATCATATTCTCTAACGGAATTGAAGGGCCACAATAACCTCAATGGCACCAACAACGACGATAATGACGACTCCCGCAACGGTGACTCAGGGAAGCCGCCGAATCTAGCCAAATTTATCGCCCGCGAGCTGATGATTCGGACACAATCGGACCTCCAGTCGCTTACGTCCTCGTCCGAGCTGTCGTCGAGTCCGGGGTCGCACAGTGCACTTTTGCGATCGCTACTGAGCATCAGCAATCTGGAGCACACGTCGAGCCATGATGCCGGCGGATCGAGTGCGGCAGAAAGAGAACTACTCGGAACAACGTCGAACAATAACGTACAGCGCACATCGACACCGGTCGCGAGCAAATCGACAACCGCTAGTAGTTCCTCGAGACTTGCcactggcggtggcggcggtggacCGCAGGATGCCGACAGTGGCGTCAACAATCGGACCGACGTGCTCGGCCATCTGTTCTCCGGTGAATCTCGCATCTCGTCCGTTCACTTGAGTTCGTCGTCGTCTGGCAGCTTGGAAAGACACAGCCATGGACTATCCGCACCGGATGTGCGTCTTGCGCGGCGATCATCGTCCGTTGCTAATCGGGAGGAAAACTAA
- the LOC131288570 gene encoding uncharacterized protein LOC131288570: MDLDNNKFTFASNGPIGFKSLRAGDTSERQPLQDFGTDPMPSPGCTDVSTQPKERKEMATQTISAPHSKKYATYDDSKLVSFIRKVQPIMEEELSYGITPVFDFNDNLYESSDRYRVCRHQELSLRQLDPAPGPNKDVQKPFTAGAATWLSVLTRDAPLLALACSVNHEAWCEHFTSVVTIFSPQRNRYGGSVQWAELCSNPVKACIESLETNPFNRDMFAGGTVSGDVYIWQYDHGVRNERNSCAELHSETTDCGKVVDMAWARYNVMSKSDSALLTAHSEGTVILWRVGKTVVKDKIFKLSIPSASGERATILTQILATSNTEFVAGCADGSLLLCSTTQLIPLGMAVGNTASGSDRFVTPPTGGSGSTSGSTSAGKANHFSPGTIELKSHSFAVTSLQKVDRNRRQELLISCDLTGEVFFHDITDTINSSPTLIIKMPLPFKTRIVCSNDTEFIFSPTGSGLLELYRIGTGKVDTVEPSLPLKGTPNLIKMTANGKWLITGTYNGTFIIYSVTTDY, from the exons ATGGATTTGGATAACAATAAATTTACTTTTGCCTCTAACGGCCCGATCGGATTTAAATCTTTAAGGGCCGGGGATACAAGTGAAAGGCAACCATTGCAGGATTTCGGTACTGATCCCATGCCATCACCAGGATGTACAGATGTTTCAACTCAaccaaaggaaaggaaagaaatggCC ACTCAAACGATTAGTGCACCTCACAGCAAAAAGTATGCCACCTACGATGACTCCAAGCTTGTCTCGTTCATACGCAAGGTACAGCCCATTATGGAAGAGGAACTTTCTTACGGCATTACCCCGGTGTTTGATTTTAACGACAATCTTTACGAATCCTCCGACCGGTACCGGGTGTGTCGCCATCAAGAGCTAAGCCTCCGCCAACTAGATCCCGCACCAGGACCAAACAAGGATGTACAGAAACCATTTACTGCCGGGGCGGCCACATGGCTATCCGTGCTTACACGCGATGCACCCCTGCTGGCACTTGCATGCAGCGTAAACCACGAGGCCTGGTGCGAGCATTTCACCTCGGTAGTGACCATTTTCAGTCCACAGCGGAACCGCTACGGTGGTTCCGTGCAGTGGGCGGAATTGTGCAGCAATCCGGTAAAGGCGTGCATCGAGTCACTCGAGACGAATCCCTTCAACCGAGACATGTTCGCCGGTGGTACCGTTTCGGGCGACGTGTACATCTGGCAGTACGATCACGGGGTACGCAACGAACGAAACTCCTGCGCCGAGCTGCACTCCGAAACGACCGACTGTGGAAAGGTTGTCGACATGGCGTGGGCACGCTACAACGTGATGTCAAAGTCGGACAGCGCACTGCTTACGGCGCACAGCGAGGGAACCGTGATCCTGTGGCGTGTAGGGAAAACGGTTGTGAAGGACAAAATTTTTAAACTCTCCATCCCATCCGCATCCGGGGAAAGGGCAACGATTTTAACGCAAATATTAGCCACCTCTAATACGGAGTTTGTGGCCGGTTGTGCGGACGGTTCGTTACTGCTGTGCTCTACCACGCAGTTGATTCCCCTCGGAATGGCCGTCGGCAACACGGCGAGCGGGTCCGATCGATTCGTGACACCACCAACGGGTGGAAGTGGATCGACCTCGGGAAGCACATCTGCCGGAAAGGCGAACCACTTTTCACCGGGGACCATTGAGCTCAAGAGCCACTCGTTCGCCGTGACCAGCCTACAGAAGGTTGACCGAAATCGTCGCCAGGAATTGCTCATCAGCTGTGACCTCACAGGCGAGGTCTTTTTCCACGACATTACCGACACTATT AACTCTTCCCCGACGTTGATCATTAAAATGCCTCTTCCGTTTAAAACTCGCATCGTTTGCTCGAACGATACGGAGTTTATATTTTCTCCCACCGGCAGTGGCCTGCTGGAACTGTATCGCATCGGCACCGGTAAGGTAGATACCGTGGAACCTTCGTTGCCCTTGAAAGGAACACCAAACCTCATCAAAATGACCGCCAACGG AAAATGGTTAATCACTGGAACATACAACGGAACATTCATCATTTATTCGGTGACAACGGATTATTGA